A part of Candidatus Babeliaceae bacterium genomic DNA contains:
- a CDS encoding N-acetylmuramoyl-L-alanine amidase, with amino-acid sequence MRKIFLFFIISNYCYGVTVLLDPGHGGAFDGCVSFSKKLLEKDITLDIAHRIGALLKKRNITPVYSRTTDRHFNKQLDKNTHFNPDAITDAQEKVFYTHHLTTDLTERSKIIKDQKPDIVISLHANSGSKAMRGFELFIPFEKKFSTRSYILAAYIHQALAHNTEQDWLGTMGNLNIRDRGIRQARFNVLRNLSCPAVLIELDYITHSEVEKNFLSTAYKQKLAQIIADAIIAYIQESKKI; translated from the coding sequence ATGCGTAAAATATTTTTATTTTTTATAATAAGTAACTATTGCTATGGCGTTACTGTCTTATTGGACCCTGGTCACGGCGGGGCATTCGACGGATGCGTCAGTTTTAGTAAAAAATTATTAGAAAAAGACATAACGCTTGATATTGCCCATCGCATAGGTGCGTTACTGAAGAAGCGAAACATAACGCCTGTTTATTCGCGAACGACAGACCGGCATTTTAATAAGCAACTTGATAAAAACACTCATTTTAATCCTGATGCTATAACTGATGCTCAAGAAAAAGTTTTTTATACACATCATCTCACTACAGATCTTACAGAACGATCTAAAATTATAAAAGACCAGAAGCCTGATATAGTAATTTCACTTCATGCAAATTCTGGAAGTAAAGCAATGCGAGGCTTTGAGCTTTTTATCCCCTTTGAAAAAAAGTTTTCCACACGATCATACATCTTAGCTGCATACATTCATCAGGCGCTTGCCCATAACACAGAACAGGACTGGTTGGGCACCATGGGTAATCTTAATATCCGAGACCGCGGCATACGACAAGCCCGATTTAATGTTTTAAGAAACCTGTCTTGCCCTGCTGTACTTATAGAACTTGATTATATAACTCATTCTGAAGTTGAAAAAAATTTTCTATCGACAGCTTACAAACAAAAGCTCGCTCAAATTATTGCCGATGCGATCATTGCCTATATACAAGAAAGCAAAAAAAT
- a CDS encoding SDR family oxidoreductase — MVYSVLITGANRGIGLEFVRQYAHKKYKVFATYLPGGDTHELEELAQNYPNIKRIPMDITQENNIAQVAQQLINEKIDILINNAGIFGSDQDLEHITADTMIAVFTVNAIGPLLVTKHFMNHVASSSLKTLVAISSRRGSISYILSTGKELESTFAYSAGKAALNIIMSKIALETHDGGVKTLLFHPGHVKTAMGGPNAEIEVNTSVSGMINVIEKSASKTISSLKQFFYNYDGTPMSW, encoded by the coding sequence ATGGTATATTCAGTGTTGATTACGGGAGCAAATAGAGGTATTGGCTTAGAATTTGTACGACAATACGCTCATAAAAAGTATAAGGTTTTTGCTACCTATCTCCCTGGTGGAGATACTCACGAACTCGAAGAGCTTGCTCAAAATTATCCAAACATCAAACGTATTCCTATGGATATAACTCAAGAGAATAATATTGCCCAAGTTGCCCAGCAACTCATTAATGAAAAAATTGATATTCTTATTAATAACGCCGGTATCTTTGGGAGCGATCAAGACTTAGAACATATTACTGCTGATACCATGATTGCAGTCTTTACTGTTAACGCTATCGGTCCATTATTAGTTACCAAGCATTTTATGAATCATGTAGCAAGCAGTTCTTTAAAAACGTTGGTGGCTATCAGTAGCCGCCGGGGCAGCATTTCTTATATATTATCAACGGGAAAAGAGCTGGAAAGTACTTTTGCTTATAGCGCCGGCAAAGCAGCCCTTAATATTATTATGAGTAAGATTGCCTTAGAAACACATGACGGCGGCGTAAAGACATTATTATTTCATCCTGGTCATGTTAAAACAGCCATGGGTGGTCCAAACGCTGAAATAGAAGTAAATACCAGCGTGTCAGGCATGATTAATGTTATAGAAAAGAGCGCCTCAAAGACGATATCTTCGCTTAAGCAATTTTTTTATAATTACGACGGCACCCCGATGAGCTGGTGA
- a CDS encoding glycosyl hydrolase family 18 protein translates to MYKRTILYSILLIALQMHALQVPFADGAIIITPITTASWGSGFQGEIQIVNNSSASWNNWGFSFTLNNQLTSLWGASFSVQPNNVYLVTAPSWQSTLMAGGQTSVGFVATGALHTPQNFILTGITNPTGPTGATGVTGATGITGSTGITGVTGSTGVTGPTGSTGVTGSTGVTGTTGTTSGAFKVVGYFPNWAIYRTPSAFKPINVNVQLLTHLNYAFGNYDTNGNILLFDSWADTGYTDAYTSSSQPYAGNFGQLYNIKQQHPHLKTILSVGGWTLSNNFSPMAANPQARANFVHNCIKFCEQYSFDGIDIDWEYPAYAPQGGNPQDTQNFTSLMQELGTAFKAHSPQLILTFAAPAGPWNYTNIELSKIHPYVDWINIMAYDYHGPWGDPTTGLLSPLYAPDSADALLNGDSCINYYLSQGVPASKLVLGMPLYGRSYAGANSTPDGLFSTYTGAGHGTVVQLPNTSEAGVVFFSDIKQHLLSTYNQYWNALGQVPYLHNPANAEFISYENETSLGIKAQYIKQKGLGGAMVWDLSNDTIPAFDALTAINNNLK, encoded by the coding sequence ATGTATAAACGTACTATACTATACAGCATCTTACTGATTGCACTGCAGATGCACGCACTACAAGTGCCATTTGCCGACGGAGCAATCATCATAACTCCTATTACTACTGCATCATGGGGAAGCGGATTTCAGGGAGAGATACAGATCGTTAATAATTCTTCTGCGTCTTGGAATAATTGGGGTTTTAGTTTTACACTCAATAATCAACTGACTAGTTTATGGGGTGCAAGTTTTTCTGTGCAACCAAATAATGTATACCTGGTCACCGCACCTTCTTGGCAAAGCACATTAATGGCGGGTGGCCAAACAAGTGTCGGCTTTGTAGCAACCGGTGCGTTGCACACACCACAAAATTTTATACTTACTGGAATTACTAATCCAACCGGCCCAACAGGCGCTACTGGAGTAACAGGTGCAACGGGCATAACCGGATCTACTGGCATAACTGGTGTTACCGGGTCTACTGGAGTCACCGGGCCTACCGGCAGCACCGGCGTAACAGGAAGTACGGGTGTGACTGGTACTACTGGCACAACAAGCGGGGCTTTTAAAGTTGTTGGTTATTTTCCAAACTGGGCAATATATAGAACACCGTCGGCGTTTAAACCTATTAATGTTAACGTACAATTGCTCACTCACTTAAATTATGCCTTTGGTAATTATGATACCAATGGGAATATTCTTCTTTTTGACTCATGGGCAGACACGGGATATACCGATGCATACACGTCATCGTCTCAGCCGTATGCGGGCAACTTTGGTCAACTATACAATATTAAACAGCAGCATCCACATCTAAAAACTATTCTCTCTGTCGGCGGCTGGACATTATCAAATAATTTTTCACCTATGGCGGCCAACCCACAAGCGCGCGCAAACTTTGTGCATAATTGTATAAAATTCTGCGAGCAATATTCATTTGATGGGATAGATATTGACTGGGAATATCCTGCGTACGCGCCACAAGGGGGCAATCCTCAGGATACCCAAAACTTTACGTCATTAATGCAAGAATTGGGAACTGCATTTAAAGCACATTCACCGCAACTTATTCTTACCTTTGCTGCACCTGCAGGCCCTTGGAATTATACAAATATTGAATTATCAAAAATTCATCCTTATGTTGATTGGATCAATATAATGGCGTACGATTATCATGGCCCTTGGGGAGACCCTACAACCGGCTTACTCTCACCACTCTATGCGCCAGACTCTGCTGATGCACTCTTAAATGGCGATAGCTGTATTAATTATTATCTGTCGCAGGGGGTGCCGGCATCAAAACTTGTTCTGGGGATGCCATTGTACGGAAGATCGTACGCTGGTGCCAACTCAACTCCGGACGGTCTCTTTAGTACGTATACAGGAGCTGGTCATGGAACGGTAGTGCAACTTCCAAATACATCAGAAGCCGGTGTTGTTTTCTTCTCTGATATAAAACAGCATTTACTTTCGACGTATAATCAATACTGGAACGCACTTGGCCAAGTGCCCTATCTTCATAATCCAGCAAATGCTGAGTTTATCAGTTATGAAAATGAAACATCATTGGGCATTAAGGCACAATATATAAAACAAAAAGGTCTTGGCGGCGCTATGGTCTGGGATTTGAGTAATGACACTATCCCTGCATTTGACGCCCTCACCGCTATTAATAATAATTTAAAGTAA
- a CDS encoding site-2 protease family protein codes for MKKIILLTMFSFAGNQTYASVDYNNIPQALLAMGCVYVGARVLGTFGLLAHEFGHVSIGFLFGKKVEKISIGEPEVGKSSAAKLSIGPVEVYLGEILKPVLLDGDTTFAGQSQRTPVKKDFLVTTAGPLAGFAFCYTLQSAAQSFAISPQASFLTKWASFGICVTSGLEALNHLRDMRPTGNLFFEADPKDDTSDNTLMQKCISGKFITSYKIGMYAGIGALSALSIRKAVKTFQGMH; via the coding sequence GTGAAAAAAATTATTTTACTAACAATGTTTTCTTTTGCTGGCAATCAAACGTACGCGAGCGTTGATTATAATAATATACCTCAAGCTTTATTGGCGATGGGATGTGTATACGTGGGGGCCAGAGTCCTTGGTACATTCGGTTTACTTGCTCATGAATTTGGACACGTTTCAATCGGTTTTTTATTTGGAAAAAAAGTTGAAAAAATATCAATTGGTGAGCCAGAAGTTGGAAAATCATCAGCTGCAAAACTCTCAATAGGCCCTGTTGAAGTATATCTGGGTGAAATTTTAAAACCAGTACTGCTTGATGGTGATACAACATTTGCAGGACAGTCTCAAAGGACGCCGGTCAAGAAAGATTTTTTAGTAACGACAGCGGGTCCTTTAGCGGGCTTTGCTTTTTGTTATACTCTTCAGTCCGCAGCGCAATCTTTTGCGATTTCTCCTCAGGCGAGTTTTTTAACAAAGTGGGCATCTTTTGGAATATGTGTAACGAGTGGTTTAGAAGCTCTTAACCACCTCCGCGATATGCGCCCAACTGGAAATTTATTTTTTGAAGCAGATCCTAAGGATGATACTAGTGATAATACATTGATGCAAAAATGTATTTCTGGAAAATTTATAACATCTTATAAGATTGGGATGTATGCCGGTATTGGCGCATTAAGCGCCCTGAGTATCAGGAAGGCTGTAAAAACATTTCAAGGGATGCACTAG
- a CDS encoding ImmA/IrrE family metallo-endopeptidase — translation MVISYNYSRKILLGVLVGLTGLALGAHWYTHQKKSAYYHATPHTIESCTASVHTFLQQLDHPAWQEVSVQLTDDVSYATDKDIFINTNHRILGPLEFVVAHESGHVAADHYNKRNDDSNELSIEQLREQEKEADLLACTVLYNLDKIETIYQRIANLQFGVDNNWETSEKAALDDHPSLQENVEYMKEFLKNKGLSDQIIEDNIQKYMPYFNMIFNKSYITLVEKSGTASASEEATMLAQEFLDTLDVPLRWLIRVKASENTCATAWHIWINEDQHQGCKSFALAHECSHIALKHWTIKNEKPLSLEELRVQEKEADLLACSLLHNLNKTDGIYERLAYLQVCHSRGFETPEKAAASEHPSVPDTIMYIQEFLKSKGIAENAIDSSMQPYVEHYNKLFGK, via the coding sequence ATGGTTATTTCTTATAATTATTCTAGAAAAATATTATTAGGTGTGCTGGTCGGTTTAACAGGCTTGGCTTTAGGTGCTCATTGGTATACTCATCAAAAAAAGAGCGCTTATTATCATGCTACGCCTCACACTATAGAGTCCTGTACGGCATCTGTACATACGTTTTTGCAACAGCTTGATCATCCAGCCTGGCAAGAAGTTAGTGTACAGCTTACTGACGACGTGAGTTATGCTACTGATAAAGACATTTTTATTAATACTAATCATAGAATATTGGGTCCATTAGAATTTGTTGTAGCGCATGAATCCGGTCACGTTGCAGCAGATCATTATAATAAGAGAAATGATGATAGTAACGAGCTTTCTATAGAACAGTTACGAGAACAAGAAAAAGAAGCTGATCTTTTAGCGTGTACCGTACTATATAACTTAGATAAGATAGAAACTATTTATCAAAGAATAGCCAATTTGCAATTTGGCGTTGATAATAATTGGGAAACCTCTGAAAAAGCGGCTCTTGATGATCATCCATCGTTGCAAGAAAACGTTGAGTATATGAAAGAATTTTTGAAGAACAAAGGGCTTTCTGATCAAATTATAGAAGATAATATTCAAAAATACATGCCGTATTTTAACATGATTTTTAATAAAAGTTACATTACTCTAGTAGAAAAATCAGGCACGGCGTCAGCTTCTGAAGAAGCAACTATGCTTGCTCAGGAGTTTTTAGACACATTGGATGTTCCATTGCGCTGGTTGATACGAGTAAAGGCATCAGAAAATACGTGTGCCACTGCATGGCATATATGGATTAATGAAGATCAACACCAAGGTTGCAAGTCTTTTGCACTTGCTCATGAATGCTCTCATATTGCGCTTAAGCATTGGACCATAAAAAATGAAAAGCCTCTTTCTCTGGAAGAATTGCGAGTGCAAGAAAAAGAAGCTGATTTGCTAGCCTGTTCTTTGCTGCACAATCTCAACAAAACAGATGGTATTTATGAACGTCTAGCGTACTTACAAGTTTGCCATAGTCGTGGCTTTGAAACCCCTGAAAAGGCTGCCGCTAGCGAGCATCCATCAGTTCCCGACACTATTATGTATATACAAGAGTTTTTAAAGAGCAAAGGTATCGCTGAAAACGCTATCGATTCATCCATGCAGCCTTATGTAGAGCATTATAATAAGCTATTTGGCAAATAG